A single genomic interval of Phocoena sinus isolate mPhoSin1 chromosome 15, mPhoSin1.pri, whole genome shotgun sequence harbors:
- the PKMYT1 gene encoding membrane-associated tyrosine- and threonine-specific cdc2-inhibitory kinase yields MPVPEEGTPPPLSGTPVPVPAYFRHAEPGFSLKRSRGLSRSLPPRPPAKGSIPISRLFPPRTPGWHQPQPRRVSFQGRASEPLQSPGYDPSRPESFFQQSFHRLGRLGHGSYGEVFKVRSKEDGRLYAVKRCMSPFRGPKDRARKLAEVGGHEKVGQHPCCVRLEQAWEEGGILYMQTELCGPSLQQHCEAWGASLPEAQVWGYLRDILLALAHLHSQGLVHLDVKPSNIFLGPRDRCKLGDFGLLVELGASGASEAQEGDPRYMAPELLQGAYGTAADVFSLGLTILEVACNMELPHGGEGWQQLRQGYLPPEFTAGLSSELRSVLTMMLEPDPKLRATAEALLALPMLRRPRPWTVLWYMAAEALSRGWALWQALLSLLCWLWHGLAHPASWLQPLGPPATPPGSPPCSLLLDSSLASNWDDDSIGPSLSPEAILARAAGSTSTPCSGSPASRGRYTLRDSLDLSDIDSEPPQGTFPAFEPRNLLSLFEDSLGPT; encoded by the exons ATGCCTGTGCCCGAAGAGGGCACCCCGCCACCCCTGAGTGGCACCCCCGTCCCGGTCCCAGCCTACTTCCGCCATGCAGAACCTGGCTTCTCCCTCAAGAGGTCTCGGGGTCTCAGTCGGAGCCTCCCACCCCGTCCCCCTGCCAAGGGCAGCATCCCCATCAGCCGCCTCTTCCCTCCTCGGACCCCAGGCTGGCACCAGCCCCAGCCCCGGCGGGTGTCGTTCCAAGGCCGAGCCTCCGAGCCCCTGCAGAGCCCCGGGTATGACCCGAGCCGGCCGGAGTCCTTCTTCCAGCAGAGTTTCCACAGGCTCGGCCGCCTGGGCCACGGCTCTTATGGAGAGGTCTTCAAG GTGCGCTCCAAGGAAGATGGCCGGCTCTATGCCGTGAAGCGCTGCATGTCACCTTTCCGGGGCCCCAAAGACCGGGCCCGCAAGTTGGCCGAGGTCGGCGGCCATGAGAAGGTGGGGCAGCACCCGTGCTGCGTGCGGCTGGAGCAAGCCTGGGAGGAGGGCGGCATCCTATACATGCAGACAGAGCTGTGTGGGCCCAGCCTACAGCAGCACTGTGAGGCCTGGGGTGCCAGCCTGCCTGAGGCCCAGGTCTGGGGCTACCTGCGGGACATCCTGCTGGCCCTGGCCCACCTGCACAGCCAAGGCCTGGTCCACCTTGACGTCAAGCCCTCCAATATCTTCCTGGGGCCCCGGGACCGCTGcaagctgggtgactttgggctgCTGGTGGAGCTGGGTGCATCCGGAGCTAGCGAGGCCCAGGAGGGAGACCCTCGCTACATGGCCCCCGAGCTGCTTCAAGGCGCTTATGGGACAGCGGCAGATGTGTTCAG CCTGGGTCTCACCATCCTGGAGGTGGCGTGCAACATGGAGCTGCCCCATGGTGGGGAGGGCTGGCAGCAGCTGCGCCAGGGCTACCTGCCCCCTGAGTTCACTGCTG GCCTGTCTTCTGAGCTGCGTTCTGTCCTCACCATGATGCTGGAACCTGACCCCAAGCTGCGGGCCACAGCCGAGGCCCTGCTGGCCCTGCCCATGCTCAGGCGGCCGCGGCCCTGGACCGTCCTGTGGTACATGGCTGCCGAGGCCCTCAGTCGAGGGTGGGCCCTGTGGCAG GCCCTGCTTTCCCTGCTATGCTGGCTCTGGCACGGGTTGGCACACCCTGCCAGCTGGCTGCAGCCCCTGGGTCCGCCGGCCACCCCACCTGGCTCGCCGCCCTGCAGCCTCCTCCTGGACAGCAGCCTCGCCAGCAACTGGGATGACGACAGCATAGG GCCCTCGCTCTCTCCAGAGGCCATCCTGGCCAGGGCTGCCGGGAGCACCTCCACCCCCTGCAGTGGCTCCCCTGCCTCCCGGGGCAGGTACACGCTGAG GGATTCTCTGGACCTAAGTGACATTGACTCAGAGCCTCCACAGGGCACCTTCCCCGCTTTTGAGCCTCGGAACCTCCTCAGCCTGTTTGAGGACTCACTGGGCCCAACCTGA